Proteins from a single region of Verrucomicrobiia bacterium:
- the can gene encoding carbonate dehydratase translates to MQTLNHLFASNKEWAERIRQQDPEFFLKLSKQQSPNYLWIGCSDSRVPANEIVGQLPGEIFVHRNIANLVVHTDLNCLSVMQFAVDLLKVRHIIVCGHYGCSGVRAAFRRDRLGLSDNWLRHVQDVRQKHQTFLSAADNDTEAANRLCELNVIEQAANVCHTSIARDAWERGQELTVHSWIYGLKDGLLRDLNFTVEAFQETSSAYEAAIAALG, encoded by the coding sequence ATGCAAACTCTGAATCATCTTTTCGCGAGCAACAAAGAATGGGCCGAGCGCATTCGGCAGCAAGACCCGGAATTTTTTCTCAAGCTTTCAAAGCAGCAATCGCCGAATTATTTGTGGATCGGGTGCTCGGACAGCCGGGTTCCGGCGAATGAAATCGTGGGGCAGTTGCCGGGGGAAATATTCGTCCACCGCAACATTGCCAATCTCGTGGTTCATACGGACCTGAATTGTTTGTCGGTGATGCAGTTTGCGGTGGATCTGCTCAAGGTTCGGCACATCATCGTTTGCGGGCATTATGGTTGCAGCGGTGTCCGGGCAGCTTTTCGTCGCGACCGCCTTGGCTTGAGTGATAACTGGCTGCGGCATGTCCAGGATGTGCGGCAGAAGCATCAAACATTTTTAAGCGCCGCAGACAACGACACGGAGGCGGCCAACCGGCTTTGTGAATTGAATGTGATCGAGCAGGCGGCGAATGTTTGCCATACGAGTATCGCGCGCGACGCGTGGGAACGCGGGCAGGAATTGACGGTGCATAGTTGGATTTATGGTTTGAAGGATGGGTTGTTGCGCGACTTGAATTTCACGGTTGAGGCGTTTCAGGAAACGTCGTCGGCGTATGAGGCGGCGATTGCGGCGTTGGGGTGA
- a CDS encoding aldo/keto reductase encodes MITNYPSGLRLAKIPLKFGTGAMPALGFGTLIPDPAETRSATANALKVGFRHFDCAERYRNEREVGEALQTALGSGVVAREDLFLTTKLWNSNHRPERVGPAFDGSCERLGIRYADLYLIHTPFAFQAGDNVEPRDASGNIIYDKGVTLLDTWKAMESLVDQGKCRAIGLSDVVLENLVPVYEAARIKPAVVQVEAHPYHPQTELLEFCKQKGIVLLAFAPLGHGAKPGPLEDAAVLAIARQTSLTPAQVLLAWGIQRGTAVLTTAKTLERARENYEIAEIPEAAVEKISRIQTRVRLNSVTQTGVPGFIPKEGKR; translated from the coding sequence ATGATAACAAATTATCCTTCCGGTCTTCGGCTTGCGAAAATTCCCCTTAAATTTGGCACAGGCGCGATGCCGGCGCTCGGTTTCGGCACGTTGATTCCCGATCCGGCGGAAACTAGGAGTGCGACGGCGAACGCGTTGAAGGTTGGGTTTCGACATTTTGATTGCGCGGAACGGTATCGCAATGAGCGGGAGGTGGGGGAGGCATTGCAGACGGCGCTTGGGAGCGGGGTGGTTGCGCGCGAGGATTTGTTCCTCACGACGAAGTTGTGGAATAGCAATCACCGGCCGGAACGGGTTGGGCCGGCGTTCGACGGGAGTTGTGAGCGGCTTGGGATTCGTTACGCGGACCTTTATTTGATTCATACGCCGTTTGCGTTTCAGGCGGGGGACAACGTGGAACCGCGGGATGCGAGCGGCAATATTATTTATGATAAGGGCGTGACTTTGCTGGATACCTGGAAGGCGATGGAAAGTCTCGTGGATCAGGGCAAGTGCCGGGCGATTGGATTGTCGGATGTGGTTTTGGAAAATCTGGTGCCGGTCTATGAGGCGGCGCGGATCAAGCCGGCGGTGGTTCAGGTGGAGGCGCATCCGTATCATCCGCAGACGGAGTTGCTGGAATTTTGCAAGCAGAAGGGGATTGTGCTTTTGGCGTTTGCGCCGTTAGGTCATGGTGCGAAACCGGGTCCGCTGGAAGATGCGGCGGTATTGGCGATCGCGCGGCAAACTTCTTTGACGCCGGCGCAGGTGCTGTTGGCGTGGGGGATTCAACGGGGGACGGCGGTGCTCACGACGGCGAAGACTTTGGAGCGGGCCCGGGAGAATTATGAAATCGCGGAGATTCCGGAAGCGGCGGTTGAGAAGATCAGCCGGATTCAAACGCGGGTGCGGCTTAATTCGGTGACGCAGACGGGGGTTCCGGGTTTTATTCCGAAGGAGGGTAAGCGGTGA